One stretch of Lachnospiraceae bacterium oral taxon 096 DNA includes these proteins:
- the lepB gene encoding signal peptidase I — protein MNFYREESNIFVRTLDTIAMIFVVIALAWFSVFSFGKQITNTGQSMQPVLLSGEHALMDRLKYGVTGPSRYDVVVFRSIDGRTNIKRIIGLPGETVQIQGGKVYIDGEQLGGKYGDASLSGLASSGVFLGRDEYFVLGDNRESSEDSRFDSIGNVKRKDIVGKVWLRIGKISRFGFIR, from the coding sequence ATGAATTTCTATCGAGAAGAAAGCAATATTTTTGTGAGGACATTGGACACCATTGCCATGATTTTTGTTGTCATTGCATTGGCGTGGTTTAGTGTGTTTTCATTTGGAAAACAGATTACAAATACAGGGCAGTCGATGCAGCCAGTGCTCCTTTCGGGAGAACACGCCCTGATGGACCGCTTGAAATATGGAGTTACAGGACCATCTCGCTATGATGTGGTGGTATTTCGCTCTATTGATGGTCGCACCAATATTAAGCGGATTATTGGACTTCCAGGGGAGACCGTACAAATTCAAGGTGGAAAAGTCTATATTGATGGCGAACAACTAGGCGGAAAATATGGCGACGCTTCACTCTCCGGTCTGGCATCGAGTGGAGTGTTCTTGGGAAGAGATGAGTATTTTGTATTGGGAGATAATCGGGAATCCAGTGAGGATTCAAGATTTGATAGTATTGGAAATGTAAAGCGAAAAGACATTGTGGGAAAGGTTTGGCTAAGAATCGGAAAAATTTCTCGCTTTGGCTTTATTCGGTGA
- the ylqF gene encoding ribosome biogenesis GTPase YlqF: MKIQWYPGHMTKAKRAMAEDVKIIDLIIEMTDARAPLSTRNPDIDQLGQGKARLIILNKADAADERANRQWEEYFQKLGYECLMMDSREKKSIKKLMASIDKACEKKKERDRKRGILNRPIRAMVTGIPNVGKSTLINSISGKATAKTGNKPGVTKGNQWIRLNKSVELLDTPGILWPKFEDQHVGEMIAFIGSINDMIIDTRELGTELIRWFLANRPEILRERFEIEDMDEHEALIQIAKLRGCIIKGNEYDYDKAASIFINEFRSGKLGKITLEWPQKSQEEEA; encoded by the coding sequence ATGAAGATTCAATGGTATCCAGGACATATGACCAAGGCCAAGCGTGCGATGGCTGAGGATGTCAAGATTATCGACTTAATTATCGAGATGACGGATGCGAGGGCACCGCTTTCAACAAGAAATCCAGATATCGACCAACTGGGACAGGGAAAGGCGAGATTGATCATTCTGAACAAGGCAGATGCTGCAGATGAACGAGCAAATCGGCAGTGGGAGGAGTATTTTCAAAAACTTGGCTATGAATGTCTAATGATGGACTCGAGAGAAAAAAAGAGCATAAAAAAGTTGATGGCTAGTATTGACAAGGCGTGTGAAAAAAAGAAAGAAAGGGATAGAAAGCGTGGTATTTTAAATCGTCCAATTCGAGCTATGGTGACAGGAATTCCCAATGTAGGAAAGAGCACATTGATTAATTCCATCTCAGGAAAGGCCACTGCAAAGACGGGAAATAAGCCAGGAGTTACGAAAGGAAACCAATGGATTCGACTCAATAAATCCGTCGAACTTTTGGACACACCAGGAATCTTGTGGCCAAAATTTGAAGACCAACATGTCGGAGAGATGATTGCTTTTATTGGCTCCATCAATGATATGATTATAGACACAAGAGAGTTGGGAACAGAGTTAATTCGTTGGTTCTTAGCCAATCGACCAGAGATTTTGAGAGAAAGATTTGAAATTGAAGATATGGATGAGCATGAGGCATTGATTCAGATTGCCAAATTGCGTGGCTGTATAATTAAGGGAAATGAGTATGATTATGATAAGGCCGCAAGTATTTTTATCAATGAATTTCGCTCAGGAAAACTTGGAAAAATTACATTGGAATGGCCGCAAAAGAGTCAGGAAGAAGAGGCGTAG
- a CDS encoding ribonuclease HII — MNFAQENLEKLHWNGRKRVRKKRRSMAVLKEEKLQAERERLEKMREFEHQYARYHYICGIDEAGRGPLAGPVVAAAVILPRDEEILFLNDSKKLSEKKRNALFVEIKQKAIAYGIGIVDHKVIDEINILQATYQAMREAIHQLQVKPDLLLNDAVTIPEVDIPQVPIVKGDARSVSIAAASILAKVTRDELMGKYDTLYPDYGFAKHKGYGTPQHVKVLKEKGACEIHRKTFIGKIVKDKEKE; from the coding sequence ATGAATTTCGCTCAGGAAAACTTGGAAAAATTACATTGGAATGGCCGCAAAAGAGTCAGGAAGAAGAGGCGTAGTATGGCAGTGTTGAAGGAAGAAAAATTGCAGGCAGAGCGAGAGCGACTGGAAAAAATGCGTGAGTTTGAACATCAATATGCCAGATATCACTATATTTGTGGGATTGATGAGGCAGGGCGAGGTCCACTGGCAGGGCCTGTGGTGGCAGCGGCGGTGATTTTGCCAAGAGATGAGGAAATTTTATTTTTAAATGATTCAAAGAAGCTCTCCGAAAAAAAGAGAAATGCCCTATTTGTAGAAATTAAGCAAAAGGCCATCGCCTATGGCATTGGCATTGTCGATCACAAGGTGATTGACGAAATCAATATTTTGCAGGCGACCTATCAGGCCATGCGGGAGGCCATCCATCAACTTCAAGTCAAACCAGACCTCTTGCTCAATGATGCGGTGACCATTCCAGAGGTGGATATTCCTCAAGTGCCCATTGTCAAGGGAGATGCTAGGAGTGTAAGTATTGCAGCAGCAAGTATTCTAGCCAAGGTGACAAGAGATGAGTTGATGGGAAAATATGATACGCTCTATCCTGATTATGGATTTGCCAAGCACAAAGGTTATGGCACGCCCCAGCATGTGAAGGTACTCAAGGAGAAGGGGGCTTGTGAAATTCATAGAAAGACCTTTATTGGAAAAATTGTAAAGGACAAAGAAAAGGAATGA
- a CDS encoding YraN family protein codes for MNRRTIGSEYEKKAAQFLQQRGCVIVEMNYRTKRAEIDIIFLDGDTLVFGEIKYRKNLCYGMPLEAVDEKKARRIYQGARQYIYERQIEEMPMRFDCIGICGNEWTWEKDVFEWING; via the coding sequence ATGAATCGGCGAACCATTGGCAGTGAATACGAAAAAAAGGCTGCCCAGTTTTTGCAACAAAGAGGCTGTGTCATTGTAGAGATGAATTATCGCACAAAGAGGGCAGAAATCGATATTATTTTTCTTGATGGTGATACCTTGGTGTTTGGTGAAATCAAATACCGAAAAAATCTTTGCTATGGTATGCCACTGGAGGCTGTGGATGAGAAAAAGGCAAGGCGAATTTATCAAGGGGCAAGGCAATATATCTATGAAAGGCAGATAGAAGAAATGCCCATGCGCTTTGATTGTATTGGTATTTGTGGAAATGAGTGGACTTGGGAAAAGGATGTGTTTGAATGGATCAATGGATAA
- the pgeF gene encoding peptidoglycan editing factor PgeF, whose amino-acid sequence MDQWIRTDKKMEIVERVAENGVPYLYFPALEDIGVRHAFSTKEGGVSTGVYESMNLSFTKPGEKRENVLENYRRMARAIGVGENSFVLSDQTHTTNVLQVKKEHLGLGITKERIPDIDGMVTNVPGITLVTFYADCIPLYFVDPVKRAIGLSHSGWRGTIKEMGRITVEKMIECYGSKPRDIIAAIGPGICVDCYEISKELGKRFEQEFQAGDVKEILTPYVNDHCHLNLWRANEMILEKAGILPENIHTSNICTHCNSTRLYSHRTMGAERGNLAAMLALIE is encoded by the coding sequence ATGGATCAATGGATAAGAACAGATAAAAAGATGGAGATTGTAGAGAGGGTGGCAGAAAATGGTGTGCCTTATCTGTATTTTCCAGCACTTGAAGATATCGGTGTGCGTCATGCTTTTTCGACAAAGGAAGGCGGTGTCAGCACAGGTGTCTATGAGAGTATGAATTTAAGCTTTACAAAGCCAGGAGAGAAAAGGGAAAATGTCCTTGAAAATTACAGACGAATGGCTAGGGCCATTGGTGTTGGAGAAAATTCTTTTGTGCTTTCTGACCAAACGCACACGACAAATGTCTTGCAGGTGAAAAAGGAGCATTTAGGTCTTGGTATAACAAAAGAAAGAATCCCAGATATTGATGGAATGGTGACCAATGTGCCAGGAATTACCCTCGTGACCTTCTATGCGGACTGTATTCCTTTGTATTTTGTCGATCCAGTAAAAAGAGCGATTGGTCTTTCACACTCTGGGTGGAGAGGAACCATTAAAGAGATGGGGCGCATCACCGTGGAAAAGATGATCGAATGTTATGGCAGCAAACCTAGAGATATTATTGCGGCCATTGGACCTGGAATTTGTGTCGATTGCTATGAAATTAGCAAAGAGCTTGGCAAGAGATTTGAGCAGGAATTTCAGGCTGGAGATGTCAAAGAGATCCTCACGCCCTATGTCAACGATCATTGCCATTTAAATCTTTGGCGTGCCAATGAGATGATTTTAGAAAAGGCAGGAATTTTGCCAGAAAATATTCATACGAGTAATATTTGCACACATTGCAATAGCACTAGACTCTATTCCCACCGCACAATGGGAGCAGAGCGGGGAAATCTCGCGGCGATGTTGGCATTGATTGAATGA
- a CDS encoding ribose-phosphate pyrophosphokinase codes for MSNQFVFNDRLPIGPLKIAALNSCKDLAKDVNDIIVSFRKNDMEALKNQPENLHYRGYEEENYLLKLQTPRFGSGEAKGQIDESVRGADVFVMADVTNYSLTYTLNGFENHMSPDDHYQDLKRIIAACIPSAHRVNVIMPFLYESRQHKRTKRESLDCASALQELVDMGVSNIITFDAHDPRVQNSIPLHGFDNFSPTYQFVKTIFENIPDLVIDKDHLMIISPDEGAMNRAVYLANNLKVDMGMFYKRRDYSKVVDGRNPIIAHEFIGASVEGKTVIIMDDMIASGESMFDTARQLKQRKAARVIICATFGLFTNGLEKFDEAHKNGDFDYVCTTNLNYRKPELLTKPWYLEANMNKYLAAIINSFNHDVPIGKVLSPTDKIQKFVNKLNHSEEPDTDE; via the coding sequence ATGTCGAATCAATTTGTTTTTAATGATCGTCTGCCGATCGGACCGTTGAAGATTGCAGCACTGAATAGCTGCAAAGATCTTGCAAAAGATGTGAATGATATCATTGTTTCTTTTAGAAAAAATGATATGGAAGCATTGAAGAATCAGCCAGAAAACCTACACTACCGTGGTTATGAGGAAGAAAACTATCTCTTAAAGTTACAAACCCCTCGCTTTGGTTCTGGCGAAGCAAAAGGACAGATTGATGAATCCGTACGTGGTGCCGATGTCTTTGTGATGGCTGATGTCACAAACTACTCGCTCACCTACACGCTCAATGGTTTTGAAAACCACATGTCCCCTGATGATCACTATCAGGATCTAAAAAGAATTATTGCTGCTTGTATTCCATCTGCGCACAGAGTCAATGTCATTATGCCATTTCTCTATGAGAGCAGACAGCACAAAAGAACCAAGAGAGAATCCCTTGACTGTGCAAGTGCTCTCCAAGAGCTCGTTGATATGGGTGTCAGCAATATTATCACCTTTGATGCACATGATCCTCGTGTGCAGAATTCAATTCCACTTCATGGCTTTGATAATTTTTCGCCAACTTACCAATTTGTAAAGACCATTTTTGAAAATATTCCTGACCTAGTGATTGACAAGGATCACTTAATGATTATCAGTCCAGACGAGGGTGCAATGAATCGTGCCGTATACCTTGCCAATAACCTCAAAGTGGACATGGGTATGTTCTACAAGCGCCGTGACTATTCCAAAGTTGTTGATGGGCGAAATCCGATTATCGCTCATGAATTTATCGGTGCGAGTGTTGAGGGAAAAACTGTCATCATCATGGATGATATGATTGCCTCTGGCGAGTCAATGTTTGATACTGCGAGACAATTAAAGCAAAGAAAGGCCGCACGTGTCATTATTTGTGCAACCTTTGGTCTCTTTACGAATGGTCTAGAAAAGTTTGATGAGGCTCACAAAAATGGTGACTTTGACTATGTATGTACCACCAATTTAAATTACAGAAAACCAGAACTTTTGACCAAACCATGGTATTTAGAGGCAAATATGAATAAATATCTTGCGGCCATCATCAATTCCTTTAATCATGATGTGCCAATCGGCAAGGTTTTATCCCCTACAGATAAAATTCAAAAGTTTGTCAATAAATTAAATCACTCAGAAGAACCTGACACAGACGAATAA
- a CDS encoding DUF512 domain-containing protein, whose translation MENKGHRIASVAPGSIAEELEIEVGDRLLSIDGHELKDVLDYRFYINAEEVTLLVEKPDGELWELDIENDYEDLGIEFDSGLMSDYKTCTNQCVFCFIDQMPPGMRETLYFKDDDSRLSFLQGNYVTLTNMKDEDIERIINFNLAPINISIHTTNPKLRCEMLHNRFAGEALKYLDKLYERGIPMNGQIVMCKGYNDGKELEHTLNDLLKYAPVMESVSVVPLGMTKFRKGLKPLEPIDKDSAIQTIGIIEEIQKKAMKKCGSHFVQASDEFYLLAGKEIPQEEQYDGYIQLENGVGMLRLLIEEVKDAIVELNHGKIETDHKAEKLSIATGTLPAPIISELLKEIGKVLPDKKVSLFPIRNDFFGEQITVSGLVTATDIMAQLKDQDLGKRLLLPVNMFRSGEETFLDDYTREDVEKRLGVKTVIVGSSGYDLVRAIANEAYVENVQYNAYELSDEGFYTEE comes from the coding sequence ATGGAAAATAAGGGACATCGAATTGCTTCTGTTGCACCAGGCTCAATTGCAGAAGAATTGGAGATTGAGGTGGGGGATCGATTGCTTTCGATTGATGGACATGAATTAAAGGATGTGTTGGATTATCGATTCTATATCAATGCTGAGGAAGTCACTTTGCTCGTTGAAAAGCCAGATGGCGAGCTTTGGGAATTGGATATTGAAAATGACTACGAGGACCTTGGTATAGAATTTGATTCGGGATTAATGAGTGACTATAAGACTTGCACCAACCAATGTGTATTTTGTTTTATTGATCAAATGCCACCAGGAATGCGAGAGACACTCTATTTTAAGGATGATGATTCCAGACTTTCTTTTTTGCAGGGAAATTATGTAACTCTGACCAATATGAAGGACGAGGATATTGAGCGAATTATTAATTTTAATCTTGCACCCATCAATATTTCAATACATACGACCAATCCAAAATTGCGCTGTGAGATGTTGCACAATCGCTTTGCGGGCGAAGCCCTCAAGTACTTAGATAAGCTCTATGAAAGGGGCATTCCAATGAATGGCCAGATTGTGATGTGTAAAGGCTATAATGATGGAAAAGAGTTAGAACATACACTCAATGATTTATTAAAGTATGCTCCAGTGATGGAGTCCGTTTCTGTGGTACCACTGGGAATGACAAAATTTCGAAAGGGATTAAAGCCACTTGAGCCAATTGACAAAGACAGTGCCATACAGACTATTGGCATTATTGAAGAGATACAAAAAAAGGCAATGAAAAAATGTGGCAGTCACTTTGTTCAGGCCAGCGATGAGTTTTATTTATTGGCGGGAAAGGAGATTCCACAGGAGGAACAATATGATGGCTATATTCAGCTTGAAAATGGCGTGGGAATGCTTCGGCTTTTAATTGAGGAAGTAAAGGATGCCATTGTAGAACTTAATCATGGGAAAATAGAGACAGACCACAAGGCAGAAAAACTGTCCATTGCCACAGGGACATTGCCAGCACCTATTATCTCTGAGTTATTGAAGGAAATTGGCAAGGTTTTGCCTGATAAGAAGGTATCACTTTTTCCCATTCGCAATGATTTTTTCGGCGAGCAAATTACAGTTTCAGGTCTGGTGACGGCAACAGATATTATGGCTCAATTAAAGGATCAGGATTTGGGTAAACGCCTGCTTTTGCCTGTGAATATGTTTCGAAGTGGCGAGGAGACATTTCTTGATGACTACACAAGAGAAGATGTGGAGAAAAGGCTTGGTGTAAAGACAGTAATTGTGGGAAGTTCTGGCTATGACTTAGTAAGAGCGATTGCCAATGAAGCGTATGTAGAGAATGTGCAATACAATGCCTATGAGCTTTCAGACGAGGGCTTTTATACTGAAGAATAA
- the der gene encoding ribosome biogenesis GTPase Der, translating into MSKPVVAVVGRPNVGKSTLFNVIAGEAISIVKDTPGVTRDRIYADCTWLDMYFTLIDTGGIEPESSDIILSQMREQAQIAIDTADVIVFITDVRQGLQDADFKVADMLRKSKKPVVLAVNKVDNMAKYGNDVYEFYNLGIGDPIPVSAASRLGIGDLLDAVSAHFTKEMLEDAEEDDRPRIAVVGKPNVGKSSLINKLTGANRVIVSNIAGTTRDAIDTVVRYNKQDYVFIDTAGLRRKSKVKEDLERYSIIRTVTAVERADVVILVIDATEGVTEQDAKIAGIAHERGKGIIVAVNKWDAIEKNDKTIYEFTNKIKQVLSFMQYAEFVFISALTGQRMNKMFELIDMVRENQTLRVQTGVLNEIITEATVMQQPPSDKGKRLKIFYTTQVAVKPPTFVIFVNNKGLMHFSYQRYLENRIRESFGFRGTALRFIIRERSEES; encoded by the coding sequence ATGAGTAAACCTGTAGTAGCGGTGGTGGGGCGCCCAAATGTAGGAAAGTCCACACTGTTTAATGTAATTGCGGGGGAGGCGATTTCTATTGTCAAGGACACGCCAGGCGTGACAAGGGATCGAATTTACGCAGATTGTACTTGGCTTGATATGTATTTTACTTTGATTGATACTGGAGGAATTGAACCAGAAAGTTCCGATATTATTCTCTCCCAGATGAGAGAACAGGCACAGATTGCCATTGATACAGCCGATGTGATCGTCTTCATTACCGATGTTCGACAGGGACTTCAGGATGCAGACTTTAAGGTGGCCGATATGCTCAGAAAGTCAAAAAAACCAGTGGTCTTAGCCGTCAATAAGGTCGATAACATGGCAAAGTATGGAAATGATGTCTATGAGTTTTATAATTTGGGTATTGGAGACCCCATTCCTGTATCGGCGGCTTCTCGACTGGGAATTGGTGACTTACTCGATGCAGTGAGTGCCCATTTTACAAAGGAAATGCTAGAGGATGCGGAGGAAGATGATCGTCCAAGAATTGCGGTTGTTGGAAAGCCAAATGTTGGAAAAAGTTCTTTGATCAATAAACTTACGGGGGCAAATCGAGTGATTGTCTCCAATATTGCGGGAACAACAAGAGATGCGATTGACACGGTTGTTCGATACAATAAACAAGACTATGTCTTTATTGATACCGCAGGGTTGCGAAGAAAGAGTAAGGTAAAGGAAGACCTAGAGCGATATAGCATTATTCGCACCGTCACCGCAGTGGAGCGTGCCGATGTGGTTATTTTAGTAATTGATGCCACAGAGGGTGTGACTGAGCAGGATGCAAAGATTGCGGGCATTGCCCACGAAAGAGGCAAGGGCATTATTGTGGCTGTCAACAAATGGGATGCGATTGAAAAAAATGACAAGACCATCTATGAGTTTACCAATAAAATTAAGCAAGTCCTTTCTTTTATGCAATATGCAGAATTTGTTTTTATCTCTGCACTCACTGGTCAGAGAATGAATAAGATGTTTGAGTTAATTGATATGGTTAGAGAAAATCAAACCCTTCGTGTGCAGACTGGTGTGCTCAACGAAATTATTACGGAGGCCACAGTGATGCAACAACCACCTTCGGATAAGGGCAAGCGTCTAAAGATTTTTTACACCACACAGGTGGCAGTAAAACCACCAACATTTGTGATATTTGTCAATAATAAGGGTTTGATGCATTTTTCTTATCAAAGATATTTGGAAAATCGCATCAGGGAGTCCTTTGGCTTTAGAGGGACGGCCCTCAGATTTATTATTCGAGAGAGAAGTGAGGAAAGTTAA
- the plsY gene encoding glycerol-3-phosphate 1-O-acyltransferase PlsY, whose product MWTLYRILAIVVGYLFGLLQTGYLFGHFQHIDIRNYGSGNSGATNALRVMGKKAGAIVFFGDFFKAFIPCIVVRLLLKNQPINPTLFVFYVGLGVVLGHNFPCYMHFKGGKGVASTAGVIATLDWRLIIACLLIFIISVAITKYVSLGSILVMLVMIAMTFLLTFAGKMGTKNLGEIRVMSVVLGGLSIFQHRKNIMRLLSGTENKLGSKK is encoded by the coding sequence ATGTGGACATTATATCGAATACTTGCCATCGTGGTGGGATATCTCTTTGGGTTATTACAGACAGGATATTTGTTTGGACATTTTCAACATATTGATATACGAAATTATGGAAGCGGAAATTCGGGTGCAACAAATGCTTTGCGTGTTATGGGGAAAAAGGCAGGAGCAATTGTCTTTTTTGGAGATTTTTTTAAGGCCTTTATTCCATGTATTGTGGTGCGTTTGCTATTAAAAAATCAACCAATCAATCCGACGCTCTTTGTCTTTTATGTAGGACTTGGCGTGGTATTGGGTCACAATTTTCCGTGCTATATGCATTTTAAAGGGGGAAAGGGCGTTGCTTCGACCGCAGGAGTGATTGCCACCTTGGATTGGCGATTAATCATCGCCTGTCTTTTGATCTTTATCATCAGTGTGGCCATTACAAAATATGTCTCCTTGGGTTCAATCCTGGTGATGCTTGTGATGATTGCAATGACATTTTTGTTGACCTTTGCAGGAAAAATGGGGACAAAAAATTTAGGAGAAATTCGAGTGATGTCTGTGGTCCTTGGCGGACTTTCCATCTTTCAACATCGAAAGAATATTATGAGGTTATTATCAGGGACAGAAAATAAGTTAGGGAGTAAAAAATAG
- a CDS encoding NAD(P)-dependent glycerol-3-phosphate dehydrogenase — MDKITIIGTGTWGTALGMLLVDNGHQVTLWSAFPEELESMEKTKTHRSLPGIVLPEEFIYQPDLEKAMEGAKVLVLAVPSIYTRGTARKMAKFYRPEQIIVNVAKGIEEHTLKVLNVQVEEEIPGANVCVLSGPSHAEEVSRKLPTTCVVGAHTKETAQKIQNIFMSPVFRVYISSDMLGIELGGSLKNVIALAAGIADGLGYGDNTKAALITRGIAEMSRLGVKMGATVQSFAGLSGIGDLIVTCASRHSRNRKAGVLIGQGKTMQEAMDEVKMVVEGVYSAKAAKALAEEYGVSMPIVEQVNAVLFENKAPKDAVDELMQREKNVESQALDW; from the coding sequence ATGGATAAGATAACAATTATTGGCACAGGCACTTGGGGAACAGCATTGGGAATGTTACTGGTTGACAATGGTCATCAGGTAACTTTGTGGTCGGCATTTCCAGAGGAACTTGAGAGCATGGAAAAAACAAAAACGCATAGAAGTCTTCCGGGCATTGTGCTGCCAGAAGAATTTATTTATCAACCTGACCTTGAAAAGGCCATGGAGGGAGCAAAAGTTTTAGTTCTTGCCGTCCCTTCCATCTATACGAGGGGAACAGCAAGAAAAATGGCAAAATTCTATCGACCAGAGCAAATCATTGTCAATGTGGCCAAGGGCATTGAAGAGCATACATTGAAAGTATTAAATGTACAGGTGGAAGAAGAAATTCCAGGGGCAAATGTCTGTGTGCTCTCTGGACCAAGTCATGCCGAAGAAGTTTCTAGGAAATTGCCGACAACCTGTGTTGTGGGTGCACACACCAAGGAGACAGCACAAAAGATACAAAATATCTTTATGAGCCCTGTATTTCGTGTGTATATTTCTTCGGATATGTTAGGTATTGAGCTTGGTGGAAGCCTAAAAAATGTCATTGCCCTAGCTGCTGGTATTGCGGACGGACTTGGATATGGAGACAATACAAAGGCGGCACTGATTACCAGAGGAATTGCAGAGATGAGCCGTCTTGGTGTGAAGATGGGGGCGACAGTGCAAAGTTTTGCTGGGCTTTCAGGCATTGGAGATTTAATTGTTACTTGTGCAAGTAGGCACAGCAGAAATCGAAAAGCAGGTGTGTTAATTGGACAGGGAAAGACAATGCAAGAAGCGATGGACGAGGTCAAAATGGTGGTCGAGGGCGTGTATTCTGCAAAGGCGGCGAAGGCATTGGCTGAGGAATATGGCGTATCTATGCCAATTGTAGAGCAGGTCAATGCGGTGCTCTTTGAAAACAAGGCACCAAAGGATGCCGTCGATGAGCTGATGCAAAGAGAGAAAAATGTCGAAAGTCAGGCATTGGATTGGTAA
- a CDS encoding ABC transporter substrate-binding protein has protein sequence MVASLAACGTSAPKDGKATTQSTEKKAEDKKADAGTKTDTKDVFTIGAIGPLTGSAASYGTSVKNAVEIAIDEINAAGGVKVGDKNVKLALDFQDDQAKEDQAVTAYNKLMSDGMDVLLGCVTSGSSLAVTSLSAQDKILQITPSGSAADITANDNVFRLCFTDPLQGKTLADFVAGKDYSKIAILYNNADEYSTGIKDAFKEELKAKGKDSIVVDEESFKTEDVDYTTQLTKIKNAGAEAIFVPAYYQAAAYITQQAKSAGMNTAFIGSDGWDGVIAQVTDKSAVEGAVFLSPFLASDPSAKKFVDAYKAKYNATPDQFAADGYDTVYVIKAALEKAGSTKSEDLIAAMTQIEVDGLTGKVTFDASGEPNKEAKFVTITNGEYVPYQAK, from the coding sequence ATGGTGGCATCACTTGCAGCATGTGGAACGAGCGCGCCAAAGGATGGCAAAGCGACAACACAGTCAACAGAGAAAAAGGCTGAGGATAAGAAGGCAGATGCAGGTACAAAGACAGATACAAAGGACGTCTTTACCATTGGTGCTATTGGACCGCTTACAGGAAGTGCAGCATCTTATGGAACATCCGTAAAAAATGCAGTAGAGATTGCCATTGATGAGATTAATGCCGCAGGCGGTGTTAAGGTGGGCGATAAGAATGTAAAGTTAGCACTTGATTTTCAGGATGACCAGGCCAAGGAAGATCAGGCTGTCACCGCATACAATAAGTTAATGAGCGATGGAATGGATGTGTTGCTTGGTTGTGTGACGAGTGGATCATCTCTTGCCGTGACATCCCTTTCGGCACAAGATAAGATTTTACAGATTACACCATCAGGTTCAGCAGCAGATATTACAGCAAATGACAATGTATTTCGTCTTTGCTTTACCGATCCTTTACAGGGAAAAACATTGGCTGACTTTGTTGCTGGTAAAGACTACAGTAAGATTGCCATCTTGTACAACAATGCAGATGAGTATTCTACAGGAATTAAGGACGCATTTAAGGAAGAGTTAAAGGCCAAGGGCAAGGACAGTATTGTTGTTGATGAGGAGTCCTTTAAGACAGAGGATGTTGACTATACAACCCAGCTGACAAAAATTAAGAATGCAGGTGCAGAGGCCATCTTTGTTCCGGCATATTATCAGGCAGCAGCGTATATTACACAGCAGGCCAAGAGTGCAGGAATGAATACTGCATTTATCGGTTCTGATGGATGGGATGGTGTGATTGCACAGGTGACAGATAAGAGTGCCGTAGAGGGAGCTGTATTTTTGAGCCCATTCCTTGCATCAGATCCTTCAGCAAAGAAGTTTGTAGATGCCTATAAGGCAAAGTACAATGCAACTCCAGATCAGTTTGCGGCAGATGGATATGACACAGTGTATGTGATTAAGGCAGCATTGGAAAAGGCAGGATCAACCAAGAGCGAGGATCTCATTGCTGCGATGACACAGATTGAAGTTGATGGATTGACAGGTAAGGTGACATTCGATGCATCGGGTGAGCCAAACAAAGAGGCAAAGTTTGTTACGATTACCAATGGGGAGTATGTTCCTTATCAGGCAAAGTAG